Proteins found in one Paenibacillus dendritiformis genomic segment:
- the sucD gene encoding succinate--CoA ligase subunit alpha yields MSILINKDTKVITQGITGSTGMFHTKGALEYGTNMVGGVTPGKGGTKIDIELDNGQTVSLPIFNSVIEAKRETGATVSVIYVPPAFAADSIMEAVDADLDLVICITEGIPVLDMVKVKRYMEGKRTRLVGPNCPGVITPGECKIGIMPGYIHTPGHVGVVSRSGTLTYEAVHQLTTRGIGQSTAVGIGGDPVKGSEFIDVLHMFNEDPDTYAVIMIGEIGGTAEEEAAEWIQANMKKPVVGFIGGATAPPGKRMGHAGAIISGGKGTAAEKTAKLEACGIKVAPTPAEMGSTLVSVLEERGLLEQCTTQPQTQA; encoded by the coding sequence ATGAGCATCTTAATTAATAAAGATACGAAGGTTATTACGCAAGGGATTACGGGCTCGACGGGAATGTTCCATACGAAGGGAGCCCTGGAATACGGCACTAATATGGTTGGCGGCGTAACGCCGGGCAAGGGTGGAACGAAGATCGACATAGAACTAGACAACGGGCAAACCGTATCTCTCCCGATCTTCAATTCGGTCATCGAAGCGAAGCGCGAAACCGGCGCGACGGTCAGCGTCATTTACGTGCCGCCGGCGTTCGCGGCCGATTCGATTATGGAAGCTGTCGATGCGGATCTCGATCTGGTCATCTGCATCACGGAAGGCATTCCGGTGCTGGATATGGTGAAGGTGAAGCGCTATATGGAAGGCAAGCGCACCCGCCTTGTCGGTCCGAACTGTCCGGGCGTCATTACGCCGGGCGAATGCAAGATTGGCATCATGCCGGGCTACATCCATACCCCGGGGCATGTCGGGGTCGTCTCCCGGAGCGGAACGTTGACTTACGAAGCGGTTCATCAATTGACGACGCGCGGCATCGGCCAGTCGACAGCCGTCGGTATCGGCGGAGACCCTGTCAAAGGCTCGGAATTCATCGATGTGCTTCATATGTTCAATGAAGACCCGGATACGTATGCTGTCATCATGATCGGCGAGATTGGCGGCACGGCGGAGGAAGAAGCCGCCGAGTGGATCCAGGCCAATATGAAGAAGCCGGTCGTCGGCTTCATCGGAGGAGCTACTGCGCCTCCGGGCAAGCGGATGGGTCATGCCGGGGCGATTATTTCGGGAGGCAAGGGCACGGCTGCCGAGAAGACAGCCAAGCTGGAAGCTTGCGGCATCAAGGTGGCGCCGACGCCGGCGGAAATGGGCAGCACGCTCGTATCCGTGCTGGAAGAACGCGGCCTGCTTGAGCAATGCACGACACAGCCGCAGACACAAGCTTAA
- the topA gene encoding type I DNA topoisomerase yields MADSLVIVESPAKAKTIGKYLGSKYIVKASMGHVRDLPKSQIGVEIEQDFAPKYITIRGKGSVLKELKDARKKVKKVYLAADPDREGEAIAWHLAHALELDETEACRVVFNEITKQAVKDAFKTPRQINMDLVHAQQARRILDRLVGYKISPLLWKKVKKGLSAGRVQSVSVKLIIDRENEIDAFIPEEYWTITAKLEAGKSKFEAKFYGMNGVKKELSNEAEVNEVLNALQKQAFVVSEVKEKERLRHPSAPFTTSSLQQEAARKLNFRAAKTMSVAQQLYEGVDLGKEGTVGLITYMRTDSTRISPTAQEEAKEYIGSQFGAEYVPESPRQYVKKAANAQDAHEAIRPTSVLRSPDQMKPFLSRDQHRLYKLVWERFVASQMTSAIMDTMTVDLQAGDVTFRANGSKVRFPGFMKVYVEGNDDGTVEDDKLLPPLKPGDKLKQEAIEPKQHFTQPPPRYTEARLVKTLEELGIGRPSTYAPTLETIQKRGYVAIEEKKFVPTELGELVIQLMEEFFPEILDAEFTAHMEEDLDHVEEGQQDWVKVLSDFYESFEKRLQVAEEEMKEVEIEDEVSDEICEKCGRHFVYKMGRFGKFLACSGFPDCRNTRPIVKDTGVACPKCKEGKLVERRSKKGRVFYGCDRYPDCDYVMWDRPSVKPCPSCGSLMVEKRSKQGTKLQCTQCDHNEMMQDNEDD; encoded by the coding sequence ATGGCGGATTCATTAGTCATTGTCGAGTCGCCTGCGAAGGCGAAGACAATCGGAAAATATTTAGGCAGCAAATATATCGTCAAAGCGTCTATGGGGCATGTGCGTGATTTGCCCAAGAGCCAGATCGGCGTTGAAATAGAGCAAGATTTCGCCCCGAAGTACATCACGATTCGCGGCAAGGGCAGCGTGCTCAAAGAATTGAAAGATGCAAGAAAGAAAGTGAAAAAAGTGTACCTCGCGGCTGACCCCGACCGCGAAGGAGAAGCGATCGCTTGGCATCTGGCGCATGCGCTCGAACTGGATGAGACGGAAGCCTGCCGCGTTGTATTCAATGAGATTACGAAGCAGGCCGTGAAGGATGCGTTCAAAACGCCTCGTCAAATCAATATGGACCTTGTTCATGCCCAGCAAGCGCGACGCATTCTCGACCGGTTGGTCGGATACAAAATCAGCCCTCTTCTGTGGAAGAAGGTGAAGAAAGGGTTGTCTGCGGGTCGGGTGCAGTCGGTATCCGTGAAGCTGATTATCGATAGGGAGAATGAGATCGACGCCTTTATTCCTGAGGAATACTGGACGATAACCGCCAAGCTTGAAGCAGGCAAGTCCAAGTTCGAAGCCAAGTTCTACGGCATGAATGGCGTAAAGAAGGAACTGTCGAACGAGGCCGAAGTTAATGAAGTGCTGAACGCGCTGCAGAAGCAGGCCTTTGTCGTCTCTGAGGTGAAGGAGAAGGAGCGGCTTCGCCATCCGTCCGCTCCCTTTACGACGAGTTCTCTGCAGCAGGAAGCGGCGAGGAAGCTGAACTTCCGCGCGGCCAAGACGATGTCCGTTGCGCAGCAGCTGTATGAAGGGGTAGACCTGGGCAAGGAAGGCACGGTCGGTCTCATTACCTATATGCGTACGGACTCGACGCGGATATCGCCGACGGCTCAGGAGGAAGCCAAGGAATATATCGGCTCCCAGTTCGGAGCGGAATATGTGCCGGAGTCGCCGCGGCAATATGTCAAAAAGGCCGCGAATGCGCAGGATGCGCACGAGGCGATTCGCCCTACGTCCGTCTTGCGCAGCCCGGATCAGATGAAGCCGTTCCTCAGCCGCGATCAGCATCGCCTCTACAAGCTCGTATGGGAACGGTTCGTAGCGAGCCAGATGACGTCCGCTATCATGGATACGATGACGGTCGATCTGCAGGCGGGAGATGTTACGTTCCGCGCTAACGGCTCCAAGGTGCGCTTTCCCGGGTTCATGAAGGTTTATGTCGAAGGGAACGACGACGGTACGGTCGAGGATGACAAATTGCTCCCTCCGCTCAAGCCGGGCGACAAGCTGAAGCAGGAAGCGATCGAACCGAAGCAGCATTTCACCCAGCCGCCGCCGCGGTATACCGAGGCGAGACTGGTGAAAACGCTGGAGGAGCTTGGCATCGGAAGACCGAGCACGTATGCGCCGACGCTGGAGACGATCCAGAAGCGCGGCTATGTAGCGATCGAGGAGAAGAAATTCGTTCCGACCGAGCTGGGCGAACTGGTCATCCAGCTGATGGAGGAGTTTTTCCCTGAGATTCTGGACGCTGAATTCACCGCGCATATGGAGGAAGATCTCGACCATGTGGAAGAGGGGCAGCAGGACTGGGTGAAGGTGCTCAGCGATTTCTATGAATCGTTCGAGAAGCGGCTTCAGGTTGCCGAGGAAGAAATGAAGGAAGTCGAAATCGAGGACGAAGTGTCCGATGAAATATGCGAGAAGTGCGGACGCCATTTTGTGTACAAGATGGGCCGCTTCGGCAAATTCCTCGCCTGCTCCGGATTTCCGGATTGCCGCAATACGCGTCCGATTGTGAAGGATACGGGCGTAGCCTGTCCGAAGTGCAAGGAAGGCAAGTTGGTTGAGCGCCGCAGCAAGAAGGGACGCGTCTTTTACGGCTGCGATCGTTATCCGGACTGCGATTATGTGATGTGGGACCGGCCATCGGTCAAGCCATGTCCGTCCTGCGGCAGCTTAATGGTCGAGAAGCGGAGCAAGCAAGGAACGAAGCTGCAGTGCACGCAGTGCGACCATAATGAAATGATGCAGGACAACGAGGATGATTAA
- the dprA gene encoding DNA-processing protein DprA, with translation MGNWTERELVFALNEIIGIGWHTIRALGERVGFGGLADWLNRPASDWAELGMKPSMARKLAAGFRADRLEERLELANTAGIEWITRWDECYPPLLQEIPQPPWILYGKGDWTALSSDAIAIVGTRNPTVYGKKVALQLAEQLGCAGFLIVSGLARGIDACSHEGALIQGRTAAVMGTAFDRIYPYENANLARRIAASGIVLTEYPLGTPSHPGLFPRRNRIIAGLTLGTVVVEAAMGSGALITADFATESFREVFVVPGPVTSPKSAGPLFLMRNGARPIAHAEDIMEELKARLTTVTLPYNNGTVGLTESEPLTEEERRICELIRLEGSTFEELLLASGLPFAELHRILLSLQLKQRVREAQGAVYHSIWI, from the coding sequence ATGGGCAATTGGACGGAACGGGAGCTCGTGTTTGCGTTAAATGAAATCATCGGTATCGGCTGGCATACGATTCGCGCGTTAGGGGAGCGCGTCGGGTTCGGCGGACTGGCAGATTGGCTGAACCGCCCGGCATCGGATTGGGCAGAATTAGGGATGAAGCCCTCGATGGCGAGGAAGCTTGCGGCAGGCTTCCGGGCAGACAGGCTGGAAGAGAGGCTGGAACTGGCTAATACCGCCGGGATTGAATGGATTACCCGCTGGGATGAATGCTATCCTCCGCTGCTGCAGGAGATTCCGCAGCCGCCTTGGATATTGTACGGGAAAGGGGATTGGACCGCTCTGTCCTCCGATGCGATCGCCATCGTAGGAACGCGCAATCCTACCGTCTATGGCAAGAAGGTCGCCCTTCAATTGGCCGAGCAGTTGGGATGCGCCGGATTCCTTATCGTCAGCGGACTGGCCAGAGGCATCGATGCTTGCAGTCATGAAGGCGCTCTCATCCAGGGGCGGACCGCCGCGGTGATGGGCACGGCCTTCGATCGCATCTATCCGTACGAGAATGCGAATTTGGCGAGACGGATCGCCGCTTCCGGCATCGTCCTCACGGAATATCCGCTTGGCACCCCGTCTCATCCCGGCTTGTTCCCCCGACGCAACCGCATTATTGCCGGCCTGACGCTCGGAACCGTCGTCGTGGAGGCCGCCATGGGCAGTGGCGCGCTTATCACCGCCGATTTTGCGACGGAATCGTTCAGGGAGGTTTTTGTCGTGCCGGGGCCCGTTACTTCGCCCAAATCGGCAGGCCCGCTATTTCTAATGAGAAATGGGGCCAGACCGATTGCGCATGCCGAAGATATAATGGAAGAATTGAAGGCGCGGTTGACAACAGTCACTTTGCCGTACAATAATGGAACGGTCGGCCTCACCGAGAGCGAACCGCTTACCGAGGAAGAGCGCCGGATATGCGAACTGATTCGCCTGGAAGGCAGTACATTTGAGGAACTGCTCCTTGCGAGCGGCCTCCCATTTGCGGAGCTGCATCGAATTTTGTTATCCTTACAATTAAAACAGAGAGTTCGGGAGGCCCAGGGAGCCGTATACCATTCGATATGGATATGA
- the flgC gene encoding flagellar basal body rod protein FlgC, which translates to MNISNSFNISSSGLTAQRLRMDVISSNIANMESTRAQYVNGKFVPYTRKVVVMSPTESSFQHSLQQAMQGQRSAGGVKVAQIKEDTSTPYKIVYNPSHPDADEQGNVYMPNVDIMKEVVDMISATRSYEANVTALNASKSMIMKALEIGKG; encoded by the coding sequence ATGAATATTTCTAACAGCTTCAACATTAGCTCGTCCGGACTCACGGCCCAGCGCCTGAGAATGGACGTCATCTCCTCGAATATCGCGAATATGGAATCGACACGGGCGCAATACGTCAACGGGAAGTTCGTACCGTATACGCGCAAGGTTGTCGTCATGTCCCCGACGGAGTCATCCTTCCAGCACTCCTTGCAACAAGCGATGCAGGGCCAACGCAGTGCCGGGGGAGTCAAGGTGGCCCAGATTAAGGAAGATACCTCAACACCGTATAAAATCGTCTACAATCCGTCCCACCCGGACGCGGACGAGCAAGGAAATGTCTACATGCCAAATGTCGACATCATGAAGGAAGTTGTCGACATGATCTCTGCCACCCGCTCGTACGAAGCGAACGTAACAGCGCTGAATGCGTCCAAATCCATGATTATGAAGGCATTGGAGATTGGCAAAGGCTAG
- the sucC gene encoding ADP-forming succinate--CoA ligase subunit beta — protein sequence MNIHEYQGKEVLKQYGVAVPNGKVAFTADEAVEAAKELGTSVVVVKAQIHAGGRGKAGGVKIAKNLDEVRAYASELLGKVLVTHQTGPEGKEIKRLLIEQGCDIKKEYYVGVVVDRATGRVVMMASEEGGTEIEEVAEKTPEKIFKEVIDPAVGLQVFQARRLAYAINIPAELVNKSVKFMLALYQAFVDKDCSIAEINPLVVTGDGQVMALDAKLNFDSNALFRHKDIQELRDLDEEDEKEIQASKFDLSYIALDGNIGCMVNGAGLAMATMDIIKYYGGEPANFLDVGGGATTEKVTEAFKIILSDDQVKGIFVNIFGGIMRCDVIANGVVEAAKQIGLDRPLVVRLEGTNVDLGKRILNESELNIVAADSMADGAQKIVALVQ from the coding sequence ATGAATATTCATGAGTACCAAGGCAAGGAAGTATTGAAGCAATACGGCGTTGCAGTTCCGAACGGCAAGGTTGCCTTTACGGCAGATGAAGCCGTTGAAGCGGCGAAGGAGCTCGGAACGTCCGTTGTCGTGGTGAAAGCTCAGATTCATGCAGGCGGCCGAGGCAAGGCGGGCGGCGTCAAGATTGCGAAAAACCTGGACGAGGTGCGCGCATATGCGTCGGAACTGCTGGGCAAAGTGTTGGTAACGCATCAGACAGGCCCGGAAGGCAAGGAAATCAAGCGCTTGCTCATCGAGCAAGGCTGCGACATCAAGAAAGAATATTATGTCGGCGTCGTCGTTGATCGCGCAACCGGCCGCGTCGTGATGATGGCTTCGGAGGAAGGCGGCACCGAGATCGAGGAAGTGGCGGAGAAGACTCCGGAGAAAATTTTCAAGGAAGTTATCGACCCGGCTGTCGGCCTGCAAGTGTTCCAGGCGCGCCGCCTCGCTTATGCGATCAACATCCCGGCTGAATTGGTCAACAAATCGGTCAAATTCATGCTGGCGCTCTATCAGGCATTCGTTGATAAGGATTGCTCTATCGCAGAGATCAATCCGCTGGTCGTAACCGGCGACGGACAAGTGATGGCGCTTGACGCGAAGCTGAACTTCGACTCCAACGCGCTGTTCCGCCACAAGGACATTCAAGAGCTGCGCGATCTCGACGAAGAGGACGAGAAGGAAATTCAAGCGTCCAAGTTCGACTTGAGCTACATTGCGCTCGACGGCAACATCGGCTGCATGGTGAACGGCGCCGGACTTGCAATGGCGACGATGGATATTATCAAATATTACGGCGGCGAACCGGCCAACTTCCTTGATGTGGGCGGCGGAGCTACGACAGAGAAAGTAACGGAAGCATTCAAGATCATTTTGTCGGATGACCAAGTAAAAGGAATCTTCGTCAACATCTTCGGCGGCATTATGCGCTGCGACGTTATTGCGAACGGCGTCGTGGAAGCTGCGAAGCAAATCGGACTGGATCGTCCGCTCGTCGTCCGTCTGGAAGGGACGAACGTCGATCTCGGCAAGCGCATCCTGAACGAGTCGGAATTGAACATTGTCGCAGCGGACTCGATGGCGGATGGAGCGCAGAAAATTGTCGCTTTGGTTCAATAA
- a CDS encoding YifB family Mg chelatase-like AAA ATPase: MYGKLWSASICGVDGRLIQVEIDISPGLPNVNLVGLPDAAVRESVERVRAAVRNSGWKFPLARITVNLAPADVRKEGTSFDMAIAAGLLCTSGQLPSEPLDDMLLVGELALDGSTRPVPGILSLADEARKQGFKRMLVPADNAEEAALVEGLDIYPLRHLHELVRLEDIASWSAGPDSGTPCQGQGEGGISNPAEDYADVYGQLHAKRALIVAAAGMHNILMTGPPGTGKTMLIRRLPTILPPLSDDEALEVSKLYSVSGKWDRASGGLMRERPFRAPHHSISSAGLIGGGSIPKPGEVSLAHHGVLFLDELPEFPRQALEVLRQPLEDRHVTIGRARAVYRFPAHFMLAASMNPCPCGYSSSSEGDCRCTPARLAQYRAKLSGPLLDRIDMQVEVPRSQVTEWKGPSLSSTEMRSLVLQAHRRQAQRYAGFKLRFNSELSGSLLRRHCAISPEAEQLLQQAYDQLGLSLRAHDRLLKLARTIADLEEQDSIGAAHVAEAIQYRSLDRRKKA; encoded by the coding sequence ATGTATGGGAAATTGTGGAGCGCATCGATATGCGGCGTCGACGGCCGGCTCATCCAGGTCGAAATCGATATCTCGCCAGGCTTGCCGAACGTCAATCTCGTCGGTCTGCCCGATGCGGCGGTCCGCGAATCGGTCGAACGGGTGCGCGCGGCCGTCCGCAACAGCGGCTGGAAGTTCCCGCTCGCGCGAATCACGGTCAATCTCGCGCCGGCCGACGTGCGCAAGGAAGGAACATCCTTCGATATGGCGATCGCGGCGGGGCTGCTGTGCACGAGCGGTCAGCTGCCATCCGAGCCGCTCGACGACATGCTGCTGGTCGGGGAGCTGGCGCTGGACGGTTCGACCCGGCCGGTTCCCGGCATATTGTCTCTGGCCGACGAAGCGCGCAAGCAAGGATTCAAGCGGATGCTCGTCCCCGCCGACAATGCGGAGGAAGCCGCCCTTGTGGAAGGGCTGGACATTTATCCGCTGCGCCATCTGCATGAGTTGGTCCGGCTGGAGGACATCGCCTCCTGGTCTGCAGGCCCCGATTCAGGGACGCCGTGCCAGGGGCAGGGAGAGGGCGGAATATCGAATCCGGCGGAGGACTATGCCGATGTATATGGACAGCTTCATGCTAAGCGCGCCCTTATCGTGGCTGCGGCCGGCATGCACAATATATTGATGACGGGGCCGCCGGGCACCGGGAAGACGATGCTCATCCGCCGTCTTCCGACCATCCTGCCGCCGCTCAGCGACGACGAGGCGCTGGAGGTATCGAAGCTGTACAGCGTGTCCGGCAAATGGGACAGGGCAAGCGGCGGGCTGATGCGCGAGCGCCCTTTCCGGGCACCGCATCACTCCATTTCCTCTGCCGGCCTGATCGGCGGCGGCTCGATTCCGAAGCCGGGGGAGGTCAGTCTGGCTCATCATGGCGTGCTCTTCCTCGACGAACTCCCCGAATTCCCCCGGCAGGCGTTAGAGGTGCTGCGGCAGCCGCTGGAGGATCGTCATGTGACGATCGGACGGGCACGGGCGGTGTATCGCTTCCCCGCCCATTTCATGCTGGCCGCCTCCATGAACCCGTGCCCTTGCGGCTACAGCTCGTCTTCTGAGGGCGACTGCCGCTGCACTCCGGCCCGGCTGGCCCAATATCGGGCCAAATTATCCGGGCCGCTGCTGGACCGGATCGACATGCAGGTCGAGGTCCCCCGCTCTCAGGTCACGGAATGGAAAGGGCCGTCTCTGTCTTCCACTGAGATGCGATCCTTGGTGCTTCAGGCTCACCGGCGCCAAGCCCAGCGTTACGCAGGCTTTAAGCTGCGCTTCAACAGCGAGCTGTCCGGCTCCCTGCTGCGCCGGCACTGCGCGATATCGCCGGAGGCGGAGCAGCTGCTTCAGCAGGCTTATGATCAATTGGGATTAAGCCTGCGGGCGCATGATCGGCTCTTGAAGCTCGCGCGGACGATTGCCGATCTGGAGGAGCAGGATTCAATCGGAGCCGCCCATGTCGCGGAAGCGATTCAATACCGCTCGCTTGATCGGCGCAAGAAGGCGTAA
- the fliE gene encoding flagellar hook-basal body complex protein FliE: MIQNTMIPLSMTSPATLPAAISPAAKADTPAEVTKAFSHFLTNALQQVDAQEKQVHEMGDKFILGEVDVDQLQIASERALLSLQLTTQIRNKVIEAYQDIMRMQM, from the coding sequence ATGATACAAAATACGATGATTCCATTGAGCATGACATCTCCGGCGACATTACCGGCGGCGATATCTCCAGCGGCCAAAGCCGACACACCGGCTGAAGTGACCAAGGCATTCAGTCATTTTCTTACGAATGCACTTCAGCAAGTTGATGCACAAGAGAAGCAAGTCCATGAGATGGGCGACAAGTTTATACTGGGCGAAGTTGATGTCGATCAGCTTCAAATTGCCTCCGAACGTGCGCTGCTCAGCCTGCAATTGACGACCCAAATACGCAACAAGGTCATCGAAGCGTATCAAGATATTATGCGCATGCAAATGTAA
- the hslU gene encoding ATP-dependent protease ATPase subunit HslU, protein MNQQAWTPRQIVTELDKYIVGQKMAKRAVAVALRNRYRRSLLDESIQDEIVPKNILMIGPTGVGKTEIARRLAKLVNAPFVKVEATKFTEVGYVGRDVESMVRDLVETAIRMVKLERTEKVKDKAEEMANERIVEILAPSSKESKSQRNPFEMLFGQNQSNAQQAEKEPDPGLQEKRRKVRFDLLSGNLENDTIEIDVEDAAPNMLDFLSGPGNEQMGMNMQEMFGSLIPKRMKKRKLTIKEARKVLTQEEAAKLIDMDDVIQESIRRAEQSGIIFIDEIDKIASSGRGTGPDVSREGVQRDILPIVEGSTIMTKYGPVKTDYVLFISAGAFHIAKPSDLIPELQGRFPIRVELTSLSLNDFVSILTEPKNAITKQYVELLKTENIQIEFTDDAIREIARIAADVNQNTENIGARRLHTIMEKLLEDLSFEAPELTLDQFRITPEYVREKLSDIAQNRDLSQYIL, encoded by the coding sequence ATGAATCAACAAGCATGGACACCACGGCAGATAGTTACGGAACTGGATAAGTATATCGTCGGACAGAAAATGGCCAAACGGGCCGTCGCTGTCGCGCTTCGCAACCGCTACCGGCGCAGCCTGCTGGATGAGTCGATCCAGGATGAGATCGTCCCTAAAAACATTCTTATGATCGGACCGACGGGCGTAGGGAAGACCGAGATTGCGCGCCGTCTGGCGAAGCTCGTCAATGCTCCGTTCGTGAAGGTGGAAGCGACCAAATTTACGGAAGTGGGCTATGTCGGACGCGATGTCGAATCGATGGTCCGCGACCTGGTGGAGACGGCCATTCGCATGGTTAAGCTGGAGCGCACGGAGAAAGTCAAAGATAAAGCGGAAGAGATGGCGAATGAGCGAATCGTTGAAATATTGGCCCCAAGCTCCAAAGAAAGCAAATCGCAGCGCAATCCGTTCGAAATGCTGTTCGGGCAAAACCAGTCCAATGCGCAGCAGGCGGAGAAGGAGCCAGATCCCGGATTGCAGGAAAAGCGGAGAAAGGTGCGGTTCGACCTGTTGTCAGGCAATCTGGAGAACGATACGATCGAGATCGACGTCGAAGACGCTGCGCCGAACATGCTCGATTTCCTGTCAGGCCCTGGCAATGAGCAGATGGGCATGAATATGCAGGAAATGTTCGGCAGCCTCATTCCGAAGCGGATGAAGAAGCGCAAGCTCACGATCAAGGAAGCAAGGAAGGTGTTGACGCAGGAAGAGGCGGCGAAGCTCATCGACATGGATGACGTCATTCAGGAATCGATACGCCGTGCCGAGCAGTCGGGCATTATCTTTATCGATGAGATAGACAAGATTGCCTCCAGCGGGCGCGGAACGGGGCCTGACGTGTCCCGTGAGGGCGTTCAGCGCGATATTTTGCCGATTGTAGAGGGTTCCACTATCATGACCAAGTATGGGCCTGTGAAGACAGACTACGTGCTTTTCATTTCTGCTGGAGCGTTCCATATCGCGAAGCCGTCCGATCTCATTCCCGAGCTGCAGGGACGTTTCCCGATTCGTGTCGAATTAACCAGCTTGTCGCTGAACGATTTTGTCTCGATCCTGACGGAACCGAAGAATGCGATTACGAAGCAGTATGTCGAATTGTTGAAGACGGAAAATATCCAGATTGAATTCACCGATGATGCGATACGGGAAATTGCCCGCATTGCGGCCGATGTCAATCAAAACACCGAAAATATCGGAGCCCGGCGCCTGCATACGATTATGGAGAAGCTGCTGGAGGATCTGTCGTTCGAAGCGCCGGAGCTGACGCTCGATCAATTCCGGATTACGCCCGAGTATGTGCGAGAAAAACTGTCCGATATCGCGCAAAACCGGGACCTGAGTCAATATATCCTATAA
- the flgB gene encoding flagellar basal body rod protein FlgB — MNLLSGVHMQRLEGAMQASTARQNVINANVANVDTPYYKRSEVQFESLLRDQMTGGTLVGRRTDPRHFYIGPSNGVPAPQVVQDESTAMGNNRNNVDIDREMALQAENQLKYYTLIQHLNHNINMLRTGMDVRR, encoded by the coding sequence GTGAACTTGTTGAGCGGCGTACATATGCAACGGCTGGAGGGCGCGATGCAAGCTTCCACGGCTCGACAGAATGTGATCAACGCGAACGTGGCGAATGTCGATACGCCGTACTATAAACGCTCCGAAGTGCAGTTCGAGTCGCTGCTTCGTGATCAGATGACCGGTGGGACTCTTGTCGGCCGCCGCACTGATCCGCGGCATTTCTATATCGGACCTTCGAACGGGGTGCCGGCTCCGCAAGTCGTGCAGGATGAGAGCACGGCGATGGGGAACAACCGCAACAATGTCGACATTGACCGGGAAATGGCGCTTCAGGCCGAAAATCAATTGAAATATTATACGCTTATTCAACATTTGAACCATAATATCAACATGCTTCGAACCGGTATGGATGTAAGGAGGTAA
- the hslV gene encoding ATP-dependent protease subunit HslV has protein sequence MEYQFHATTICAVRHNGQAAIAGDGQVTFGNNMIMKQHARKVRRLYRGQVLAGFAGSVADAITLFEKFEGKLEEHHGNLQRAAVELAKDWRQDKVLRKLEALMIVMDAQHVLLISGGGEIIEPDDEVIAIGSGGSFALAAARALKRHSTHLTAREMAEAALHIAAEICVFTNDNLVVEEL, from the coding sequence GTGGAATATCAATTTCATGCCACGACTATCTGCGCCGTAAGACATAACGGGCAGGCCGCCATTGCGGGAGACGGTCAAGTAACCTTTGGGAACAACATGATTATGAAGCAGCATGCGCGCAAGGTGCGGCGTCTGTACCGCGGCCAGGTGCTGGCGGGATTCGCCGGATCGGTCGCGGATGCGATTACGCTGTTCGAGAAGTTCGAGGGCAAGCTGGAGGAGCATCATGGCAACCTGCAGCGGGCGGCTGTCGAATTGGCGAAGGATTGGCGCCAGGATAAGGTGCTTCGCAAGCTGGAGGCGCTGATGATTGTAATGGATGCGCAGCATGTGCTGCTTATTTCGGGCGGCGGAGAAATTATCGAGCCGGATGACGAAGTGATCGCCATCGGCTCCGGCGGATCGTTCGCGCTGGCGGCGGCCCGTGCCCTTAAGCGGCATTCGACGCATCTCACCGCGCGTGAAATGGCTGAAGCCGCCCTGCATATTGCGGCAGAAATTTGCGTATTTACGAATGATAATCTAGTTGTCGAAGAGCTGTAA